The Aedes albopictus strain Foshan chromosome 2, AalbF5, whole genome shotgun sequence region GCGAAAATTGTTTTAGAGAAACCGTCGCTGAAGAGAACGACTGGAACGATGCGGAAGAGCGGCCACTTGCAATCCTCTGACGACACGTGGCTCGCAGACATTCCTACATTTTCGGGCAACGAGGAGGAGGTGTGGAGAAGAGTATTGTGCTTTTGGCGACACCCTTCAATGCCACACCCATTCCAAGAGCGGCACGGCCACTTGCCGTGGCTGTTCAGGCATGTGCGACACAGCCCCTTCTGCTGAACGAGTTTCCAGCGTTCGTCCACTGTCACACTCTTGAACTGGAGACATTCTGCAACTCGATGCCCAGTCCGGCCGCACGCTACGCAGGGCTTGCTATTCTTAGCGCTGGTGCCGACGGATGGCCCGCCAGATGAAGCAGGGTTTCGTTCGGTAGCATGGGTATGAACGATCCCGATGTCTCTGGATTTACGCTTATCGCCTCTCGATGTAGCTCCCAGTGTCGGAAGCTCGAATGACACTTCGCTCGCTGCAGTCACTAATCCCGACATGAAATCTGCAAAAGTTTCTAACGTTGCTAGTTGGTTCTTGTTCTTGTAGATGGCCCAATCCAATCGCAGGGATCCAGGCAGCTTTTCCACGAGCTCTTGCATCAATGCCGGGTTTGATAGATGGTTCAACTGCTCGGCGGCTTTCAAGTGGTCCACCAGATTCTGCACCGAGAGCCCAAACTGGATCAGCGTTTCCAGTCGATCATGTCTGGGCGCGGGAACCAGCTGAATCTTGTTCAATAGTGACCTAATCAAGAGCTCTGGTCTTCCATAAAGTGTGCGCAGGGTCTTGATGACGTGCGGCACACTTGCTGGTAGCAGCAGCCGGCTGCGTACGGACTCCAAGGCGTTACCCTTCAAACACCGCTGGAGGCGGACCAGGTTCTCCGCGTCCGAATAACCGCAGGTGGCAGTGGACTGTTCGAAATTGGTGATAAAAATCGGCCAATCCTCAGGACTTCCTCCGAAGGTAGGGAGATCCTTTCCGAGAACTTGCCGCGCGGCAATTTGAACTTGCGTAAGTGTGTGTGGAGTACGTGTAGTCGCCGGATCGTGACCGCTCCGTATCCCTGGGGCTGGTGGATTTCGGTATCGCGAGGGATTCGGCTGGATTGATAGCGCACCGAGATCGGGGAATAGAAGTGTTGGGTTGACGGGTGCGTCCAGTGGGTCCTGATCGACAGACTGCGTATCATCGTTGTCGTCGCCCTCCGGGGGTCCTTTCAATCCTCCAACATTCTTCTGCGAACTCAGCCACTTATCCACCTTTTCATTCGAATCCGGAATCGAACCGCTTCTGCTACTCATCGACGCTGACTGCCGGATAATGGCTTGgcgtttctccagggactctttgcGGATCTGCATCTGCTTCCGCTTCAGTTCCAGCTCCTCCTGCAGCTTTCGGTCCCGGATGACACTTTCCTCTTCGACGAGACGACGTCTTTCTGCCAACTTACGCTCTTCTTCAAGTAACTGTCGTTTCTTGATCTCCTCCTGCTCTTGAAGCTCCATTTCCATCAAGCGCTGTTCTTCCTCGACCAACTTCAGTTCTTCCTCCAGTAGCTTTGCCCGAACGCTGGAGCTCACAGTTTTCGGCGGGTCAGGAACCACTTTACCCTTTTTCGAATGCGCTTTAGAACTCGCCTTCGAACCTTTCGATTTACGCTTTTCCTCGCCCGGAGCGAGAAGGGCACCTCCGCCGGACGTTCCCTGCTTGGCCGAACACTGTTTACAGACATACCTGACGTTCGGTTGCTTCACCTCACCGCCAACTCCAGCGCATCCGAAATGCTCCCACCGTCGGCAGACACTGCACTGGACCATTTCGCTCTCTGCTGAATCGGGCCGGTCGCAGGACTGGCAGTTCCGAGGGGTCGTGTGGGGCTGGGATACCCGATCATCCATCCTTGCTATCTAccacaaatttcttgaagaatgggGGGTTAGGCGATACCAACTCAAGAAAGCAAACTCGGTTTCTCACGGAAGGTTAGCTTCAAGCTAAAAGAGTAGATTTATTAGCGTAATCTGATTGGCATATTGAAGTAGAATTCTTACAAATTTGGTGACCTTTTCGTTTGATAGCAGGTCTGGGTCGTCTATCCTCGCACGAGTGACTAATCGATCGCCTATGAAAGTGTGGGCGTTATGGATTTCATATCATTtagcaaaatagttattttaacTTACAGTCTATTTGGTTTACAAATTCAGGAACTATGGATCTGCGGATCGGTTTAGCACTAGGATATCAAATTATATGGAAAATATAAACGGCAAATAGATTTCGAACTAGATTAACAAATTTCGCTTATTAGCTAAAACTTTCTGATTGCTATGATGACAACGCACTTTCAGATTATCATCGAGGGTCGCAACATGACGTGTGAGACTCATGTCATGTTGGTTCACGCTGTCATTGATCGTCGTAGTGCTGTGCCGGTTAGTGTTGCCAGAGCCAGGGGTCGTGTCGGCACAGTATACATAATATAATGAaataataaaatattttgtaACGAAATTTAACGGAACGGAAATAAAGTATCAATTGTAGATTATTTAAATTAATATTATTCGCTGGCATGTCCTTTCACAACCTGGCTGATAGGATAGACAATTGTTCTAGTAATAATATATTAGTAAAAGAATACAGTACAACGAATTGAAGGAATTAAAGTTGAAGaatccatctacaaggatgtaatACTGTCTTCTCTCACTTTACTCTGTCAGGAAATCCACTCCATCGTCTGGATGTAAGtccaatgatgccctgatgcacgcTTTCCACCCCATATAGCGATGTGTACAATATAGTATAAATAAATATGGCAAATCAATTATCAATAAAATATGGTATATTCAATAATcggtcggacgcataaatgtttCATGTTACATTCCGACATTTTTAAGTTTTTTATGTCAAACATCCTATTAAGAtatgaatttttgaaatattttgccaAGATCTGAATTTATATATATTTGACGTCAAACAAATGCGATAAAAgccaaagtttattttgaaactcCAATTGCGTTTTAACGTGTTTTTCTATTGAAACATTCGACATTTAAGCGTCCGTGGTCAGTGTGCTAAAATCAAATATACTGTACATATACTGTAGTGAAATAAAATAAGGTATCAATTCGTAGATAATCTGGATGTTTAAATAATATACAATTAGGGAAATATGCAACAATACATTAAATAATGAATattaattaaataatttcaaaatcccTGATGCACCCTCCCTACCCCATCAAACTGACATAAACATATCGGGCATTACTCTCAGAGTAACTACTGATATTTTTCTTTCGGAGTTCTTCCTGCGTTTTCTCCAAAGACATTTTcgtgaaatttcttccaggatttatacCGGGtactctacaagaatttctcctaagatATCTCTCAAATTTCGACGCGGAATTTCTCCTAGGTTTATctcggattcctcttgaaaacatTCCGCGATTCTTTCTGATGCTTTGCTTCGATCTGTCCCAGGAGATCTTCCTAGAgtatcttcagaatcctttcctGGGAGTTC contains the following coding sequences:
- the LOC115258970 gene encoding uncharacterized protein LOC115258970 translates to MDDRVSQPHTTPRNCQSCDRPDSAESEMVQCSVCRRWEHFGCAGVGGEVKQPNVRYVCKQCSAKQGTSGGGALLAPGEEKRKSKGSKASSKAHSKKGKVVPDPPKTVSSSVRAKLLEEELKLVEEEQRLMEMELQEQEEIKKRQLLEEERKLAERRRLVEEESVIRDRKLQEELELKRKQMQIRKESLEKRQAIIRQSASMSSRSGSIPDSNEKVDKWLSSQKNVGGLKGPPEGDDNDDTQSVDQDPLDAPVNPTLLFPDLGALSIQPNPSRYRNPPAPGIRSGHDPATTRTPHTLTQVQIAARQVLGKDLPTFGGSPEDWPIFITNFEQSTATCGYSDAENLVRLQRCLKGNALESVRSRLLLPASVPHVIKTLRTLYGRPELLIRSLLNKIQLVPAPRHDRLETLIQFGLSVQNLVDHLKAAEQLNHLSNPALMQELVEKLPGSLRLDWAIYKNKNQLATLETFADFMSGLVTAASEVSFELPTLGATSRGDKRKSRDIGIVHTHATERNPASSGGPSVGTSAKNSKPCVACGRTGHRVAECLQFKSVTVDERWKLVQQKGLCRTCLNSHGKWPCRSWNGCGIEGCRQKHNTLLHTSSSLPENVGMSASHVSSEDCKWPLFRIVPVVLFSDGFSKTIFAFIDEGSSYTLLEESVAKQLGANGQLEPLTLQWTGNVKRKEPTSQRVQLEICGKGSTARHKLVDARTVSQLVLPSQSLKYGDLAKRFPHLRGLPLEDYELVQPKLLIGLDNLRLCVPLKLREGGPRDPIGAKCRLGWSIYGCIPGQPFRTAIVSFHVGAVSDADRELNEQLRDYFTLENVGVSGSRSIPESEEEKRAQKLLVDTTRRVPVGSGYETGLLWRTDNPSFPDSYPMAVRRLEALERKLVSKPELERRVREQIVEYVHKGYAHKASLSELTSVDAERVWYLPLGAVTNPRKPGKVRLIWDAAAKVGNVSFNSKLLKGPDLLSPLPKVLSQFR